Within the Corticium candelabrum chromosome 6, ooCorCand1.1, whole genome shotgun sequence genome, the region CCTAACATTGCGTATACGAAATGTTGGTCTCCAGACAGTCTTGAGATTTAAAGACAATTGCGACAAAGTATTTTTATAGCTGTTTTTGATTAGCAAGTCAGTAATTCGCCTGCATGAGCAGCTTTCTATAGAGCTATGGTCTTCTAATTATATGTTTTAGAACGGCTACCCTTGGCTTGTAAGTAAAGATTCTGCCGTTAGATTGTTGTGTGTTTCTGCATGCTATACGGCATGCAGTTGTAGAATATAATAAagctatgtatatataaaaaataaaaaataaaatttttaagTTATGACCCGTATGTGATAGCTACTATTCTAACGGTGTTACGAactttgtggtcacgtgaagGACTGTCGCTTTGTGCGATTTCACACAGACTTTACAAGTAGAGCGCCTAGAAGCAAAATGGCCTCTAAAGTCGTCAACACTTAGCGGCAATTTCTATAGCGTGGGCTctagaaggctcatagctgtagaagcaaTGGCGTAAACACAACTTCAATTACAGTTTACTAGTTTAACTTTTTTGCTGTTATGTTGTTAGTTTCGCTATTGTCGTTTGGGAGATTTTGACGAGAGAGATTCCGTTTTCCGGGCCTAGGTACAAGTTCGACGCTCAAGTGGAATGCGCCGTGTTGAGCGGAACCAGACCGTCGATACCGGAGAACGCGTGGGAAACCATTTGCACGCTGATGGAAGAATGCTGGCAACACAACCCAGAAGAAAGACCTCAATTCAAGACTATCGTATCTCAACTAGAATCTATGGATCATGTTTAGCATGCAGCAATGCGACATTGAGTATATATGGTACCTAAAAGATCCGAGCAAGACATAGACAATAACGAGGCCTCAACACAACAATCTCTATCACTAACGTTTGCATTAGATGACAAAGAGGAAAAGCGACTAAAcgaattaaattaattgtacaTTAATATATTATCAATCGcttgtattttattttatttttctagATCTATGTGTATACCTCAAAATAATCTTTAAAAACAGACTTtatatttatacatatattttaaacATAATACTTGTTGATTTCAAACAGTGATTCTTGCCACTCGTCTTGCGTATGCACGATCTACTACAGTACGTACAGTTCCCCCGAAAGGACATaaaagtggtccggcctaacgcgcgctaaacaACGTGAGCTACTATGTCCAATACGTGTAATCTCAACAAGCAATTTTCTTGGAACAAAACTGCCAAGAATCGCTTTCACTGTACGAAAGTTTGCGGCGAGGATAAAGTACACTTTCTACATACTTGCGCGGCCATACATACCGGTGTGGCGCAGTTCTAATTAATCACATttgaatgtaaaatataattaattaattacatacaagCTCTTAACAGCTCAATGAGAATGGAAGATTGCTGCATGTCAATaaatattttcatttttaaaaccaaaaatacacaaaatgtCATAACGTTTTCATAAAGTTCGCACAATACAGTGTAGTTATAGAAGGCATACATTATTACTGCCAACAAAGTAAAAAGAGCGCAAAATTTTTGTGACAGAATTAATTtcttttgtgtgcatgcatgcatgcaggtgAACGAAACAAGCGCTGCATGTAGTGCGACAACATTTTCCCATTCTAGAGCTTTGTGAAGTCGTCATGcacctgcatgcatgtgtttgcatCATAATTACCAGGTAATTGAGACAGTACTATAAGCATACCTCTTTGCTGAGAATTGAAAGAAGGGAGAAAAGTGGAAGTCGAAACCGGAGATCACAAATGGCAGCATGTCCTGTTTCTTCTGTTAACAATTCACTGCTATTATTCATTGGCTATACCAGAAGATTCATGCACATGTAAGAATTAGGCGTTAGTGGCACGTGTCAACAGTCAGTCcctctccgccctcgtcattccccggattgtcaattcttgagattggtttcagaccgcccacTGACGTCACTAAATGCTGCTAGTAGTGCGGACTGTGTGCCAGCTGCCTTGGGCAATTTCCCCACATGCCTAGTAACCGCCCTTGCTGTGGTTGCAAAGGCGTGGCGCACAAACACTTCACAAATCGCCAGGACAGCGTTGCTATCGCTTTCTGCATCTAGATTCGCATTGATCTAGAAGTTTGCGCGGTTTTGAACGAGAGTTGTGCCTTTTCTCAGACGATCTGGACGTCTTACACGTCGTGAGTTCGGCTCAAAATGGTCTAGACAAGAAACGGCTGAGACAAAGTTCGCGTGTTGAACTGCAATGCGTGCTTGTCTTTCACAACGTACGGAATTGTTAGCTGCTTGGTTTACATCTTGCATAAATTGTCGACTCCCTTGAGCCGTTTATTGGAACAACATACGTCTGTTAACTTCTCACGCGTAGGGTACAGATGGGTAACGAGGTGCAATAATGCAAGCACTTAGTGCATTTAGTGACACTGTGGTTTGAAACTAGTCTTCGAGGATTGACAATGCGGGGAATGGCGAGGGCGGGTCGACATCTATGAATGAATACATAGgtctcgagccagtctctcctcgctttcgtcattccccCAGATTGTCATACAACAAATATACTGAGGTACGACGAATGGCGAAAATTACTTGCATGCAGCTTTAGCAACAGCAGTAGAAGTCGATCACGCTGGCGCCAGTCTATTTGCAGACCGAAATTGAACGTGACGAGTGTACCTAGACATCTGCGGCATCTTAATCACTTACACACGTCGCATGTGACGTGGCAACAAAAAAGATGTAATTAGGCTGCAACAGATGACTTAGCGCACCCTGGCACCCACTTTTGGTCTGCAAATGGACCGGCGCCAGCGTGATTGACTTCTAAGTATGTGTGGTTGCTACAGCTGTCAAGTGGTTTTCGCCATGCACGCGTCGTGCCTCGTCATAATCTAGCCAAACCGCGGAGTGGGAGTGAACGATCCGGGTCTAAGTAAATCACGTCATTTGTCGCAATCTTATTAGATCACTCTGTGCTGCGATCGGCTGCTTTACTTTTGCGGTGCGTGCGTTTGGCGTTGTAACTGAACAATTGTTCGTTTTGTTCGTTCGTTAGCTCGGCCGACATGGCTGACGACGATGACAACAATGTTTTTAAACACTTCAGAGCGAAGCTTGTCAGTCGTTTGACCGGTACTGCTGTTTCACAGCTTTGTGATCGCTTAATCGACGGAGTGATCTCAACAGAGGAATACAACTTGATTACTAACAGTTTCTTTCACCTCACAGAAGAGCAGCAAGTGAGAGCTCTGCTAGATATCATGCAGAAACGAGGAAACGAGCAGAAGACTAAGTTTCTGTCTATGCTGTGCGAGACAAACGGAGTAGAAGATTTGGGAAGAGAGATACAAAAATGGCAATGTAAAATACGCTCCCTAGCATGCTTGTTTTTTTCGTTGAATATCAAGGGGATTCCCCGCATGTTGTGTGACGACTAGAAACAGACCCTATAGTGAACGCTAATTACACAACATCTGCATTGCTAATTATAGCTGTTTACACTGGCTGCTTAACCATCCTTACTAACCATTTTAGTAAAACCTACCCGTTCTAGAGAACATAAAGAAAATGCATGTGATAGCAATCACGCGCATCATGTGCCTGTCGGCATGCATGTATAGTATTGTACGCTGTATACGAGCAAGATATTTTGCGCGCCGGTCATCTACTTTGGCAAACGTGTAACTTTTGATAGTCTGTCACTCGACTGCTCCTAGACATGACTTGTCCGGGGCTATAGGGTTGGGGTTGGTCAAGTGCTATAAGGttggggttagggttacggGTTAGGACCATGCACTTACGGCAATACCGGACCAACTACGGCAACCACAATTTTTTCGTGTGTTATTGTAAATTTCGAAAAATTGTTAATACATTAACATTATTGTGTTTAGATTGTAGAAGAAAAGAAACGATCAAGGACGCCGGCTCTTCATCGTCTGATATATTGCATAAACTAGATGAACGGAATCACACACTGCAGACTGAAAACAGCGAACTAATAATAGAAAACAGAAAACTGAGGACAGAAAACAGAGAACTGAAGACAGAAAACGGAGAACTAAAAACAGAAAACCGCGAACTAAAAGCAGAAGCCACTAAGGAAAATAGCAAGATGGAGACGCAGACAACAAGTGGCAAGAAGTTAGTTGAAGATGCACTTCGACGCAAACTGAACGAATTCGGCGACGGCAACGCGTCTTACACGGTAAGACAATATAATCTACTATTCACACAGTGGCGTATCTAGGGGGTTATGGGGGTTAGTATCCAAAATTTATGGGCGTGGCCGCCCGTCTATTTTTATTTAGTCTAATGgagtgattttatgtacatCCTTATACAGTACCACGATGATGCGTTGTTAATTAGTAACTctatgtatatacatgtacagttctTTGGGTTACAAAAGGATACTAAGCATTTCCCTCCTAGTACATATCAATTATGTCCAGAAATATGCGGCGTTAGAACAAGGCCGCAGACCACGAGTTCTCGTAGACACAACGTCGTAATCAACGTTGCAATTGACAACATTATATTTCAacaaattaatgttaatttcaaacaaattaatattaattttgaaccCAAAAACAATTTTCCCTGGCTACGCCGCTGATCCACACTTGATTTCGATTTATGTATACACGCTTATGCGTAGAAGCTCAAGTCTGCGACGTGTGCACCACTAGCTAGCTCGTTGCAAACGGGAAACACGGCCAACTGTGTTGCCTCGGTCGGAGACGTTGTGTTCGCCTCTCCGTGGGCAGCTACACAACTTTACTCGCTAGATTTGTCAAAGCAGTCGCCAACCTGGGCCAAATTTTGGAATATTCGCGACGCAATTTGGAACGTTTTCACCTGGCGGGGTCAGTGCTGCATTCGAACGGGTGCAAAAAACCAGatctattgtttgtctagcGAAGAGTGGAACCTGATTGCAACCGTGCCAAGTACAATTTCGAAAGGATTCGCATCACTCATTGCTAGGGACAACCGAATCTACAAGTTGGGTGGCTACAAAGGAGACTGTCTCAACATCGCTGCAGTCTGTGACGCAGAAGGCGACAAACAGTGGAATGATCTTCCAAAAATGCCTTTCCGGACATGCTGGTGCTCATCAGCTGTTGTTGATCATCTTCTTTACGTGGGAGGGGGATGTGTAGTTGACGCCTACAGGTGGAATCCCATTAGGAACGTTGCGGTTCTCGACCtcagatcacgtgactggcaGAGTCTTCCTTTACTCGAGCATTATAACGCCACAATATCCTCTATCGGTGATAACATAGTGGCATGTGGAGGATGTAACGAGCGGTCTGCTTACGACAGAGATCACGACGGCAAACAAGTTTCCGTTCTCGACATGCGCTCACGTAGCTGGTTTCCTCTTCTTACCACTTCGCAACCACACAGTCGTCATGGAATGTGCTCGATCCGTGATGGTAGTCTTGCAGTGGTCGCTGGCAAAGACAACAACGCTGTAGAGCTTCTGTCGTTCAACTGACGACGCGTCGGTAAAGAAGAAACGTTGTTACACTGGTTACTTATCTAGATGCACGTTCTTCTTCAATGTGGTGCAATTACTGCTGTGCAAAATGTAGCTAAAACGTCTGTagctgttttgttgttgtatagcTAATGGGCTTTTAGCCTCGTGATTGACTTGTTGCTGCATTATATTGCCATCATTATTTGGTATAATACATGCCTAGGCTATGCCTTGCATGTGTGTTtattatacatatacatacatacatacctatatatatatatatatatatatatatatatatatatatatatatatatatatatatatatatatatatacacacacacatacacacacacacacacacacacacacacacacacacacacacacacacacacacacacgcatatatacataaacgtacctacatacatgcatatacacgcatccaagcacacacacacacacacacacacacacacacacacacacacacacacacacattcgcAACACAGTTCATACCAATTTTTAGACAGCAAAAACAATCGTTTTTTGAGTCACACTTTCTCTTGTTTGTGGTCTCTTATTATCATGTGCGCGTGTGAAGtttacacaacaaacaatctaGTTACGATCAGATTACGACGGAACAAGCGTTTCAGCTTCCTTTCATTTTCCTTTGGGCCAGTAGTAATATAGATAGACTTCCGACGACGTACGCTACACGTAATGTCTTCGTCGGTCTGTGcccttttaattaatcattctaattttgcatttcaatgctGTTAACAATTGCAAATGTCTCAAACGGTTTAATGTACATTTGATGTTTTTACAAAccataaataaaaaatttgctATTTTAGTTGAGCAGTGATTCGATGAGCAGTGGTTTGACAAGGACATTTGCTGTTCAACTATTGAAAATGTATCTTGTTGtcaattgttagattttaatgtttacacaaattaaaaattgcaaGTGGCAGTGGTACCATGtgatcattctaattttgtagCATCTTGCTAGGCCAACATacaaagtgagaaaatttgCCGAGGACGCCGTTGCCTGAACTGTTTCACACACCAGATGTACTCTAAGTACCGGATGTAGGTGCCAATTGTGCAGTAGACTTGATAGACTACCGTGGAAACGACCTGTGCTATTATCGGTGATTGCTCATCAAActttattaatacaattagcacCTACAGCGTTCACAGACGACGCTGGCACAagcgtcgtgcgagcgtcctggacgctgacgatgagcgaacgtcagcgtcacactgtgaacatgtcaacgTCCGcgacgctcgcacgacgctAGGCCAGCGtccacgacgctggaatagagaaaagttctaatcgaACGTCCTAACCGGAAGTGACCCAGtgtccgatgacatcacgtgctccgtttcaaccaatcgaaaaTCAGTCACTGGACGCatccgggatattctattcgttcacatggcatcgatcattgattcgtcgatggaagttttcattgagtgtgtgcgtggttttccctgcgtttggcaagttcagtcaaaggaCAACAAGGACATAAGAATGAAAGAAACCGCTTGATCGAGACTACGGCGCAGCAGCGCAACaaagcaaaacgtcgtcgtccatgtctgtcgcgagtacattgtacacacgtgcTTACTTCGCAgcgccagaccactgtcgcagtgtgttctttgtgcgatggTCGCTCGTTGGACacaatactgtgaatggtccagcgccagcgtcttcgctagcgtccttgtcagcgaccaggacgctcgcaggacgctgtgccagcgtcgtaaCTGTAAACCGGGCTTTAGAGTACATCTGTAGTGTGAAACGGTTTAGGCACAGCGGCGGCAAATTTTCTCACTTTACATCTCACAGCAAGATGTTatgttacaaaattagaatgatcaCATGGTACTGACCACTGCCACTGtcgcaattttcaatttgtggaaacattaaaatctaacaattgacaataagatacatttccaacagttAAACAACAACGTCTTTATCAAACCACTGATCATTGAATCACTGCTCAACCAAAATTGTAAATTTTGCCTTACAGTttgtaaaaaatcaaaatgtaCATTAAACAATTTGAGACATTTGCAATTTTAAAGCATCgaaatgcaaaaattggaatgatcaaAAGGAGCACAGACCCTAGCTCGTCCGACAGTCGAGATGTGTGGATAGTTGTGAATAAAGGTGTTGCATATCAGACTTGTGTCTTCTTCGTGCCAAGTGCCATTGCTATCAGACTGCCATTTCCATGGTGGTGCCGCTGTTACAGTGATATGTGCATATATTtctagtgttttgtgtgttctTGCACACATATATCACGGGACTGTCTACATCAAAGATACGGTACGAGCGTATGCTCCAACCATTCAAAATCTAAGTTTTAAGTTTTTCAGATAATTGGAAgaaattttaattgtttttccTGTAATagcattatttaattaatagtctaAATTCAAGTAGCAATGCCAGAATTCATTGAAAACACAGCACTAGGTGTGTTTACCTATTGTATGTGGTACAGTACTCTTATCACTACTTTAAtattagttgtgtgtgtgtgtgtgtgtgtgtgtgtgtgtgtgtgtgtgtgtgtgtgtgtgcgtgcgcgtgtgtgtgtgtgtatgtgtgtgtgtgtgtgtgtgtgtgtgtgtgtgtgtgtgtgtgtgtgtgtgtgtgtgtgtgtgtgtctgtgagtgtgtgtgtgtgtgtgtgtgtgtgtgtgtctgtgagtgtgtgtgtgtgtgtgtgtgtgtgtgtgtgtgtgtgcgtgcgtgtgtgtgtgtgtgtgtgtgtgtgtgtgtgtgtgtgtgtgtgtgtgtgtgtgtctgtgtgtgtgtgtgtagaaccACAACTATATATAATTAGCGGGGCAgtgcacacaaaacactagGAATATGTGTGCGGGAAAACTTGTAACCCAGGAAAACACATATCACTGTCCTTGTTGTCGTCCGTCCAGTGATATGTGTGCGGGGACACACAAAACGCTAGAGGAAACTTGTAACCCTGGGAAACACATATCACTGTAACAGCGCCATTTGTGGCTCCAGGCAAATTGTGACCCAAACAAGAggaaagttaattaattattatttaataattatcaGCTTGGCAAGGTTGTCAGAGCTTGACTATATCGTTACGATATATTGATATCTATTTGATCATAAAACAAAGTAAGAATACAATGTCAACATATACTACACAGCAAAACTCACTTTTCTAGCCACCTCGAGTGGCGGCATATAAAATGCGGCGTGAGCATCACAACTGCAACGGCACTTACCACACCAACAAAACACGCCTTCGGCATGCAACACCTCCATCCACACCTCtcttttaatttattaacgcGTCCATCATCCTCCGACTCATTCCGACCTCAACCGCGAGACAAGCAAGATGTCGGCGCTAAAACTTCCCGACGAGACGACGCTGCAAATCTTCTCCCACCTCACGCCTTCGGCCATCCTCACCGCGGGACGAACATGCAGCAAATGGCATCGACTCTCGCACGACAACTCACTGTGGCAACGACTCATCCACAAACGTTATCCGCTCGACGACTCGCTGGGTTCGGACCACGTGGACTGTTGTCGCCTCTCTCCAACCATACAAGTGTATCGATCGATCGAAGAGGACGTTCCCCGCGTCAGCGTTCAGCGCGTGAAGCTGCGCAACAAGTCGGAGGTTCTCCACGTCGCTTTCAGTCGCAACGGGAGATTCGTCTGTAGCGCGTCGAAGAGTGGGAGAGTGTGTCTGTTCGAGGTGACGTCGTCGTATAGGCTAGACTATTACCAAGAGGTGCTCTGGTGGACGGAAGACGATGGGGAGGTGAGTGGAGATTTCTACTGTTTTTACAGCGAGTTCAACGATGATGACTCGCTGCTCTTGCTTTGCACCGGCGGGATACAGCATGCGCAGTCTTGTGGGATCTACGTTTACGATGTAAGTAATCTACCGACGCTAAAGCTCGTGGGTAGTCTGTCGTTGTCGTCGGATGTCTACGCGAGCTGGGAGAACGAAAGCGCATTTCTGTACGGGGAGATCGACGGGTCGGGCAAAGGCATCCGGGTTAGAGTGCGCCGCGCTCACGTGAGCGACCACGGAATCGCTACCAGCGTCGTTCATCGGTCCGTTTACATCATGCAGCGCTCTAATTCAATCCCTCGGAAGCGGCCGTTGTATGTATGGCACGAATGCGACGACGCGCTGGAAGGAAAACTCAAATGCGATCGCATGCTCTACAGCAGCGGTGCTTCTTCTTTCTGTCCCTACCAGATCGGATGTTGTACTTCCGCTTCGAACGGCGCGCCGTACTCGTCGCTGCAGAGAGAAACGATCCGAGCAAGCGACAGGGTGGCGACCCATGTGTACGCGCGCGTATCCGGGGTACGTCTCTTCTCGACCAATCAGTTTCTCAAGATGCGAATGACCGAGATGGCGGTCGGCGGCGACTACGAGACGACGAGCGTGCGCAGTTTTGGCGAAGCGGTCGGCGCACTTTATCACAGCGACCGGCGGGTCGAGGTGGCGATAATTCAACTGAAGGCATCGTGGTTCATCGTGCCGCGGACGGGATGTGTCTTTACCTTTCTCGACGTCAACTGCAAAAACTACCTTGCAAGGTTAGTGTCAATAAACTGTCATACAAGTTCAGGGCTGACGGAGCCACAGCGGCCATGGTCGCTGCAGtttcaaaaatttaattactgtatttcttcgaatagtggcCGCGGCATTTATTTTTAACAAAGTACTGCGGCCTCTAAACGAGGTGGCTTGTATTCGAGGGGGGCCTCTATtttaagtctctacttcacaCCATGACGTGTCGGTACATGAACGTCACATTTTATTCGGTTGACATAACTGGACACTTTTGAAGGTGCCAACCGCGGCAGATTTAGCTGAACACACCACGACTATTTGCTATAATTGACGAGTGCACGTGATAGGATGAGATTGACGCGGAAGCATCAAAGCATGATATGGGCGTGGTCAGTAACTTTTCTTACTAGTGCGGCCTCAATTCGAGGGCGAcctctattttcaacaagtttCTTCAGCTGCGGCTTCTAAACGAGGGAGGCTTCTATTCGAGAACGGCCACTATTCGAATAAAGTAAGTAGAAAAGTGTGTATAGGCCAGCTGGTTTGTAGTGTACGTTAAGGTACgcttttaacgcgcgttagcccGCTTCACTTTTCCACTGCTTCCGTCGGCCCTGTCAACTTGTGTAGAGCTTCGTGTCGTCTGCGTCTATAGAGCTTTGTGTCGTCTGCGTCTTAGTATCTTCAAG harbors:
- the LOC134181315 gene encoding uncharacterized protein LOC134181315, yielding MADDDDNNVFKHFRAKLVSRLTGTAVSQLCDRLIDGVISTEEYNLITNSFFHLTEEQQVRALLDIMQKRGNEQKTKFLSMLCETNGVEDLGREIQKWQYCRRKETIKDAGSSSSDILHKLDERNHTLQTENSELIIENRKLRTENRELKTENGELKTENRELKAEATKENSKMETQTTSGKKLVEDALRRKLNEFGDGNASYTKLKSATCAPLASSLQTGNTANCVASVGDVVFASPWAATQLYSLDLSKQSPTWAKFWNIRDAIWNVFTWRGQCCIRTGAKNQIYCLSSEEWNLIATVPSTISKGFASLIARDNRIYKLGGYKGDCLNIAAVCDAEGDKQWNDLPKMPFRTCWCSSAVVDHLLYVGGGCVVDAYRWNPIRNVAVLDLRSRDWQSLPLLEHYNATISSIGDNIVACGGCNERSAYDRDHDGKQVSVLDMRSRSWFPLLTTSQPHSRHGMCSIRDGSLAVVAGKDNNAVELLSFN
- the LOC134181348 gene encoding F-box/WD repeat-containing protein 5-like; the encoded protein is MSALKLPDETTLQIFSHLTPSAILTAGRTCSKWHRLSHDNSLWQRLIHKRYPLDDSLGSDHVDCCRLSPTIQVYRSIEEDVPRVSVQRVKLRNKSEVLHVAFSRNGRFVCSASKSGRVCLFEVTSSYRLDYYQEVLWWTEDDGEVSGDFYCFYSEFNDDDSLLLLCTGGIQHAQSCGIYVYDVSNLPTLKLVGSLSLSSDVYASWENESAFLYGEIDGSGKGIRVRVRRAHVSDHGIATSVVHRSVYIMQRSNSIPRKRPLYVWHECDDALEGKLKCDRMLYSSGASSFCPYQIGCCTSASNGAPYSSLQRETIRASDRVATHVYARVSGVRLFSTNQFLKMRMTEMAVGGDYETTSVRSFGEAVGALYHSDRRVEVAIIQLKASWFIVPRTGCVFTFLDVNCKNYLASGDFDKTVKIWNRCSGARVAVLQGHDDAVNAVAFNPVNDHMLVSASGDGSLRVWHSKRLIKSQKK